The segment CGGCCATATGACGGCGCTGGAAAACGTGATGGAAGCGCCGATGACGGTAAAAAAAGTGCCGCGCGCCCAGGCGATGGCGGAGGCCAAAGCGCTGCTGGATCGCGTCGGGCTCAGCCATCGTTACCATTCGCGTCCGGCGGCGCTGTCGGGTGGTCAGCAGCAGCGGGTGGCGATTGCACGGGCGATGGCGATGAAGCCGTCGCTGATGCTGTTTGATGAACCCACCAGCGCGCTCGATCCTGAGCTGGTGGGGGAAGTGCTGGCGGTGATGCGCGATCTGGCGCGTGACGGTATGACGATGGTGATTGTCACCCATGAGATGGGTTTTGCGCGTGATGTCGCCAATCGTGTCGCGTTTATGGACAACGGCGCAATCATTGAAGTGGCGGAATCTAAACACTTTTTTTCCGCACCACGCCATCCCCGTACCCGAGATTTTCTCGCCCGAGTGCAGGCAGTGAGCACCGAATGATTGACAGATGCGCAGGCAGACTGTAGATCTTAATTAATCAGTTAATTAAATTTGTCCGGTTAAAACGATGAAGAGAACGCTGATGACGGATAAAACCCTGACTTCCCCGCTGAATGCCACGCGCACACCAGCGGATCATGGCCGCCATGTGGTGGCACAGCGCTATCCCGGTCGCTGGATCTCCGCACTGGTGCTGGCGGTGCTGCTGGCGCTGGTAGCGCATTCGATGATCACCAACCCTAATTTCGCCTGGGCGACGGTGGGTAAATACCTGTTCTCACCCACCATCCTGCTCGGTCTGTGGACCACCTTCTGGCTGACGCTGGTGATCATGGTGCTGGCGATTGTACTCAGCGTGCTGCTGGCGGTGATGCGCCTCTCCAGTAACCCGCTGCTGGTGGGTTTCAGCCGCGGCTGGATTTGGTTCTTTCGCGGCACGCCGGTGCTGGTGCAGCTGATTTTCTGGTACAACCTCGCGGCGCTCTATCCGCAGGTCAGCCTGGGGATCCCCGGCCTGTTTACCCTGTGGAGCGGGAGCACCAACGATTTGATCACTCCGCTGGCCGCAGCGATTCTCGGCCTTGGACTGAATGAGTCGGCCTATATGGCGGAGATCATCCGTGCCGGGATCTCCTCGGTGGATGATGGCCAGCAGGAGGCCGCCCGGGCGCTGGGTATGACACGCGGCCAGTATCTGAAGCGGGTGATCCTGCCGCAGGCCATCCCGTTCATCATACCACCCACCGGCAACCAGGTGATTGGCATGTTGAAAACCACCTCGTTGGTGAGCGTGATTTCGCTCTCGGATTTGCTCTACTCGGCGCAGGCGATCTACTCACGCACATACGAAAACATCCCGCTGCTGATTGTTGCCTGTATCTGGTATCTCGCCGCCACCACCGTGCTCAGTCTGGTGCAGGCGCGTGTGGAACATCACTATCGCTGGACAAGGGGTTAATGATGCAACTCGGTCTGTTCAACCTGATGTCGTATAAAGACAACCCGCGCGGTGTACAGGGGGTGATTGAGGATATGCGCAGCATGGTGCTGCTGGCGGAGGAGATCGGCTTCGATACCGCGTGGTTTGCCGAGCATCACTTCACCAACTACTCGCTCAGCGTATCGCCGCTGATGCTGGTGGCACATATGGCCGGTTATGCGCGGCGTATCCGCTTGGGTACGGCGGTGGTGGTATTGCCGTTGTACCAGCCGATGCGTATTGCGCAGGAGATTGCGCTGGTCGATCGCCTGACGGAAGGGCGGCTGGTGCTGGGTATAGGCAGCGGTTATCAGGCGTGGGAATTTGACCGCTATGGACTGGATGTAGAAACCCGTGGTCAGCAACTACTGGCGCACTGGCAGTTTATCAGCGATGCCCTGACCCAGGGCTATACCCACTCGCCAGACCGTTTTGGTCAGCCGCTGCGTACCGATTTTCTGCTCGACACGTTGCAGAAACCCTTACCGCCGCTGTACCTCACCTCATCCAATCCGCAACTGATTGCGCAGTTTCAGCGCTGGCAGGCGACGCCGTTTTTTACTGCGGGTTATCGCGGCACTCACAAATTGCAGCAGATGGTGGCCGATGCGCGTCTCGGCTGGCAGCAGGCGGGCCTCGACGCGGCGATGCCGGTGGCGGTGCAGCAATATATCCACGTTTGTGACAACCGCCAGCAGGCCCATGCCGCAGCGGAACGCGCGCTGTTTGTCGCGCGCATGATCGCGGCGTTGCGCGAGAACACCAGCGTCAGCGAGCAGGCGTTTATCCACGCGCCAGCGTTAGCAGATGAACCTTCGCTGGAGACGGTGAGCAATAACCTGATGATTGGCGATGCGGAAACCGTCGCTGAGCGCATGCTGGCGGAGATCCGCACCCTCCGTCCCAGCCACTACAACTGTTTCTTCCAGTTTGGCGATATGCCGATTGCTGATGCGCGTCGTTCGCTGACGCTGTTTGGCGAGCGGGTCGTGCCGCTGCTGGAAAAAGAGCTTGGTCCATTGACCTTTCGTACCGCCAGAGGAGAGTGAAATGTATCGCGAGAAGATTGATGTGGTGTTTGATGACGGTGACAGCATTCTGCAACGGATGCTGGAGCAGCAACGCCATGATGCCAGCCGTGCAGAAACCCTGCCGCCAGAAGCCTATAACAGCGACAGTTTTTTCCGTCTCGAAGAAGACAAAGTGTTCCGCCAGGACTGGTTATTTGTCGGCCATGAGTCGCAAATTGCTAACCTGAATGATTTCTTCACGCTGGATGTGGTGGGCGAGCCGTTACTGATTTTGCGGAACGACGCTGGCATTGCGGTGTTCTCCAACGTTTGTCTGCATCGCTGGGCGCCGATTGCGCACGGCAGCGGCAACAGCCGTTCATTTATCTGTCCATTCCACAACTGGACCTACAACACCCACGGCAAGCTGAGTGGCGCGCCATCCATGAATCAGGCGCAGGACTTTGACCGTCAGCAGTGCAGCCTGCCGAAGATCCGCCATGAGGTGGTGTTCGGCATGATCTTTGTCACCTTCAACGCCGATGCCCAGCCGCTGGCACCCCGGCTGGCACCGCTCACCGAACGTTTTCAACGCTACCACGTCGCCGATCTGGTAACCGCTTACACGCTGGATTACGACTGTCCGTACAACTGGAAAATGGCGATCGAAACGTTTATGGAGTGCTACCACCATGCGGCGGTGCATCGCACCACGCTGGAGGATAGCTTTCCCGGTCGACTCAGTTCGATCATTGATGAAGGCCCGGGCTGGACCATCTGTCATCAGCCGCTGCGGAAAAACGGTGAACTGAGCGAGATCCTGACCGCCGGTCTGGAACCGTTCAGTGGCCTGAGCGACGAGCAGATGCGCTTCAGTGAATTGCTGCTGCTGTTTCCCAACTGCCTGATCTCACTGAATCCGGATCGTCTCTCCATCAGTGCCATTCTGCCGGTGTCGCCACATGCTACTCGCTGGCACCGCGTGGTGCTGGTATCGCAGGCGTCTGCGGCGCGGGAGGATTTTCCTCAGACCGCCGCGACGATGAAGCAGGGCAGCCTGGCGATTATCGATGAAGACCAGTGGATCAACGCCGAGCAGCAGCGCGGTAGCCGTTCCCGTCTCGCACGTCCGGGACGCCTGAGCCACCTCGAAACCACCGTCTGGCATCTGGCCAATTACCTGAAAATCCGCATGGCGGAGTGAGGAGCAGGCAATGCGTTATCTGAAGCTGGGACACTCCGGCCTGGATGTCTCTGCGCTCTGTCTGGGGACGGTGACCTATGCGCCACCGGCGCGCAGTGGCCGGAGCTGGACGCTGGATGAAGCCGCCAGCCGCGAACTGATCCGTGCCGCGCTGGAGCAGGGCATCAACTTTTTCGACAGCGCCAATATCTATGCCAAAGGGGCGAGTGAAGAGATCCTTGGTCGTGCGCTGCGTGATTTCGCCTCCCGCGATGAAGTGGTGATCACCAGCAAACTGTATAACCCAATGCGCAGTGGACCAAACAGCAAGGGGTTGTCGCGTAAGGCGATTATGCAGGAGTGCGATCACAGCCTGCGCCGACTCGGCACCGATTACATCGACTTGTATGAAATCCACCGCTGGGATAATGACACGCCGATTGAAGAGACGCTGGAGGCGCTCAACGACCTGGTGAAGGCTGGCAAGGTGCGTTACCTCGGAGCGTCGTCCATGTTCGCATGGCAGTTCAGCAAGGCGCTGCAAATCCAGAAGTACGAACGCTGGAGCCGTTTTATCGCCATGCAGAACCACCTCAACCTGATCTATCGCGAAGAAGAACGCGAAATGCTGGCGCTGTGTCAGGCGGAAGGGGTCGCGGTGACGCCCTGGAGCCCACTGGCGCGCGGACGGCTGGCCCGCCCGGTGGAGGCGGCGAAGTCGAGTACGCGTGGTGCCGACGACAGCTATACCGATTTTCTCTATGCCGCGACTGAGCACGCCGATAGCGCGGTGATCCGCGCGGTGGAGCAGGTAGCGCAGGCGCGTGGCGTGCCGATGGCACAGGTGGCGCTGGCATGGATCTACAGCCGTCCGGCGGTGGTGGCGGCCGTGATTGGAGCCACCCGTCCCCTGCATTTGAGCGACGCACTGGCGGCGCTGGATCTGACGTTAAGCGCTGACGAAATCGCCGCGCTCGACGCCCCATATATTCCCCATTCTATTGTTGAACATGACTAAGGCAGGGCACCAATGAAAAGCGCAGCACAGATCGCCGAGATCAAACAGGCCCTGATGGCTAAAGGGGTGGAGTACTGCATGGGCGCGTACGTGGACATTCACGGTGTCCCCAAGGGTAAAGTGGTGCCGATTGGTCATCTGGATCAGATGGCACAGGGTTCCGAACGTTACACCGGCTATGCGCTGGACGGTCTGGGTCAGTCGCCGCACGAAGATGAACTGACCTCGGTGCCGGATCTCGACCACATCATCCAGTTACCCTGGGAACCGAAGATTGCGTGGATGCCCGCCGATAACCACTTTCAGGGCGAACCCTATGCGCTCAGCACGCGGGTGGCGTTGCAGAACGTGATTAAACAGGCTAACGCCCTGGGTTTTGGGTTTAACCTCGGCATCGAGTGCGAAATTTATTTGTTGAAGCGGGAACAGGATGGTCGGCTGGTGGTGCCGGAACCGGATAACAAACTCAACAAGCCCTGCTACGACTTGCAGGGCTTCGTGGACCAGTTTGGCTGGCTGGATGAGGTTTCCTCCACCATCAACGCGCTGGGCTGGGATCTCTATTCGCTTGACCACGAAGATGGCAACTCGCAATACGAGTTCGACTTCAACTACGCCGATGCGCTGACCACCTGCGATCGTTTTATCTTCTTCCGCTTTATGGCGAAGCATTACGCCAAACAGCGCGGGCTGATCGCCACCACCATGCCGAAGCCGTTCGCCGATAAAACCGGCACCGGCGCGCACTTCAATATGTCGCTGTATGACATCAATACCGGTGCCAACGTGTTTAAACGCGACGCCAGCAGCGCGGATGATCCCTGGGGCCTGGGCCTGAGTGATACCGGTTATCACTTTATCGGCGGGCTGTTGAAGCATGGCCGTGCGCTGTGCGCTGCCTTTGCCCCGACGGTCAACAGCTACAAACGTCTGGTACGCCAGGGGGCGATGAGCTACTTCTCGTGGGCACCGGTGTTTAACTCCTGGGGTTCCAATAACCGCACCAACGCGGTACGCGTCCCGGCCGGTGGTGGCCGTTGTGAATCGCGTAATGCCGATGGCGCGGTCAATCCCTATCTGGCGGCCACGCTGGCGTTAGCTGCCGGGCTGGAAGGTATTCGCGAGAAGATCGATCCGCGTCAGCCGAATGAAGACAATCTGTATGCCATCAGCGAAGCGGAGCGCCGCGCGCGTGGCATCGATTTTCTGCCGCAAAACTTGCTGGAAGCGGTGGAAGCCTTTGATGCCGACCCGTTTGTCGCTGCGACGCTGGGTGAAGCGCTGAAAAAAGAGTTTATTCACTACAAGTTGCAGGAGTGGAACAGCTATCACCTGCATGTCAGCCAGTGGGAAATTGATCGCTACAGCACCATTTTTTAATGGTTTATCGGTAACCCGCACGACATTGCGCGATGAATCGCGCCGCTACACATCATGAACATCCCGTAGCGGCGCGATTTATCGCGCGGATTTAACCGGCAACTCAGGCATCGAGCTTTTCAAACACAAAATTGCGCATCACGTTGATGGCCTGTTTGTATTTGAAATTGGGGAACATCACATTACGGAACAGCACGCCATCAAGGTAGGTGGAGATCAGCATCGCCATATCTCCCGGGTTCACCTCACGGAACAACCCGCTGGCGATCCCCTCTTTGATGGTGTTCTTCAGAATCACCGATTCCTTTTCGTAGAACTTTTTAATCGCTTTATCAATGCTGGCGATGCGGCCATTGGTGCTGGAGTAATCCAGACTGATTTTGGCCAGTTTTTGCAACAGATGGAACTGGAGGATGTGGATCTCAATCCACAGAAAAATCAGGTCGCGCGGCCCGTTGGCGCTGGCTTTGATGTCGTCAAACTGCACAAAGGCACGCTCCACCGCGGACTCAATCACCTTGATAAACAGGTCTTCTTTTGAGCCGAAGTAGTAATAAATCAGCGCCGAGTTCAGCCCGGTAGCGGTGGCGATATCTTTAATTCGTACCGACGAATAGTTCTGGGTGGCGAACAAATCAAAGGCTGAGGATTGCAACAACTCGGCGACGTCGCGCTGGGTTTTACGCAGTTTCTTGCCAGGTTCAGCGGCTGGAGTTTCCTTCATGGCGACATCCTTATGAAATTAACTAATTAATTAACTTTACCATATTGAGTCAGGAGAACGGCATGGGTTTATGCGCTTTTTATACGCCCGGCGATCTGCCGCTGGCAAGCGGAGAAACGTTGCGTGAGACGGCCATTGGTTATCAGACCTTTGGTCAGCTTAACGCTGCACGCGACAATGCAGTGGTGATCTTTAGCTACTACAGCGGCACCCATGAACGTTATTTACCGTTGATTGGCGCAGGAAAAACGCTCGACCCGACGCACTGGTTTATTGTGTTGGTGAATAAACTCGGTAATGGCGTATCCAGCTCGCCTTCTAACTCACGTTTGCAGCCGGGAGCGGCTTTTCCATCGGTGACGCTGGTCGATAACCTGCGGGCGCAGGAGCGGCTGCTGTTTGACCATCTCGCCAT is part of the Pantoea phytobeneficialis genome and harbors:
- a CDS encoding amino acid ABC transporter ATP-binding protein, producing the protein MSKTLMVDAQQVTKSFHGVEILKGVDLSVEQGEVVCLIGPSGSGKSTFLRCINHLEKIDGGELWVNGGMVGYRLQGEKLYELKEAEVARNRVNIGMVFQRFNLFGHMTALENVMEAPMTVKKVPRAQAMAEAKALLDRVGLSHRYHSRPAALSGGQQQRVAIARAMAMKPSLMLFDEPTSALDPELVGEVLAVMRDLARDGMTMVIVTHEMGFARDVANRVAFMDNGAIIEVAESKHFFSAPRHPRTRDFLARVQAVSTE
- a CDS encoding amino acid ABC transporter permease, which encodes MKRTLMTDKTLTSPLNATRTPADHGRHVVAQRYPGRWISALVLAVLLALVAHSMITNPNFAWATVGKYLFSPTILLGLWTTFWLTLVIMVLAIVLSVLLAVMRLSSNPLLVGFSRGWIWFFRGTPVLVQLIFWYNLAALYPQVSLGIPGLFTLWSGSTNDLITPLAAAILGLGLNESAYMAEIIRAGISSVDDGQQEAARALGMTRGQYLKRVILPQAIPFIIPPTGNQVIGMLKTTSLVSVISLSDLLYSAQAIYSRTYENIPLLIVACIWYLAATTVLSLVQARVEHHYRWTRG
- a CDS encoding LLM class flavin-dependent oxidoreductase, which encodes MMQLGLFNLMSYKDNPRGVQGVIEDMRSMVLLAEEIGFDTAWFAEHHFTNYSLSVSPLMLVAHMAGYARRIRLGTAVVVLPLYQPMRIAQEIALVDRLTEGRLVLGIGSGYQAWEFDRYGLDVETRGQQLLAHWQFISDALTQGYTHSPDRFGQPLRTDFLLDTLQKPLPPLYLTSSNPQLIAQFQRWQATPFFTAGYRGTHKLQQMVADARLGWQQAGLDAAMPVAVQQYIHVCDNRQQAHAAAERALFVARMIAALRENTSVSEQAFIHAPALADEPSLETVSNNLMIGDAETVAERMLAEIRTLRPSHYNCFFQFGDMPIADARRSLTLFGERVVPLLEKELGPLTFRTARGE
- a CDS encoding aromatic ring-hydroxylating oxygenase subunit alpha, encoding MYREKIDVVFDDGDSILQRMLEQQRHDASRAETLPPEAYNSDSFFRLEEDKVFRQDWLFVGHESQIANLNDFFTLDVVGEPLLILRNDAGIAVFSNVCLHRWAPIAHGSGNSRSFICPFHNWTYNTHGKLSGAPSMNQAQDFDRQQCSLPKIRHEVVFGMIFVTFNADAQPLAPRLAPLTERFQRYHVADLVTAYTLDYDCPYNWKMAIETFMECYHHAAVHRTTLEDSFPGRLSSIIDEGPGWTICHQPLRKNGELSEILTAGLEPFSGLSDEQMRFSELLLLFPNCLISLNPDRLSISAILPVSPHATRWHRVVLVSQASAAREDFPQTAATMKQGSLAIIDEDQWINAEQQRGSRSRLARPGRLSHLETTVWHLANYLKIRMAE
- a CDS encoding aldo/keto reductase is translated as MRYLKLGHSGLDVSALCLGTVTYAPPARSGRSWTLDEAASRELIRAALEQGINFFDSANIYAKGASEEILGRALRDFASRDEVVITSKLYNPMRSGPNSKGLSRKAIMQECDHSLRRLGTDYIDLYEIHRWDNDTPIEETLEALNDLVKAGKVRYLGASSMFAWQFSKALQIQKYERWSRFIAMQNHLNLIYREEEREMLALCQAEGVAVTPWSPLARGRLARPVEAAKSSTRGADDSYTDFLYAATEHADSAVIRAVEQVAQARGVPMAQVALAWIYSRPAVVAAVIGATRPLHLSDALAALDLTLSADEIAALDAPYIPHSIVEHD
- the glnT gene encoding type III glutamate--ammonia ligase; the encoded protein is MKSAAQIAEIKQALMAKGVEYCMGAYVDIHGVPKGKVVPIGHLDQMAQGSERYTGYALDGLGQSPHEDELTSVPDLDHIIQLPWEPKIAWMPADNHFQGEPYALSTRVALQNVIKQANALGFGFNLGIECEIYLLKREQDGRLVVPEPDNKLNKPCYDLQGFVDQFGWLDEVSSTINALGWDLYSLDHEDGNSQYEFDFNYADALTTCDRFIFFRFMAKHYAKQRGLIATTMPKPFADKTGTGAHFNMSLYDINTGANVFKRDASSADDPWGLGLSDTGYHFIGGLLKHGRALCAAFAPTVNSYKRLVRQGAMSYFSWAPVFNSWGSNNRTNAVRVPAGGGRCESRNADGAVNPYLAATLALAAGLEGIREKIDPRQPNEDNLYAISEAERRARGIDFLPQNLLEAVEAFDADPFVAATLGEALKKEFIHYKLQEWNSYHLHVSQWEIDRYSTIF
- a CDS encoding TetR/AcrR family transcriptional regulator produces the protein MKETPAAEPGKKLRKTQRDVAELLQSSAFDLFATQNYSSVRIKDIATATGLNSALIYYYFGSKEDLFIKVIESAVERAFVQFDDIKASANGPRDLIFLWIEIHILQFHLLQKLAKISLDYSSTNGRIASIDKAIKKFYEKESVILKNTIKEGIASGLFREVNPGDMAMLISTYLDGVLFRNVMFPNFKYKQAINVMRNFVFEKLDA